A single Saccopteryx bilineata isolate mSacBil1 chromosome 11, mSacBil1_pri_phased_curated, whole genome shotgun sequence DNA region contains:
- the LOC136315401 gene encoding myosin regulatory light polypeptide 9 isoform X2, with amino-acid sequence MSSKRAKTKTTKKRPQRATSNVFAMFDQSQIQEFKEAFNMIDQNRDGFIDKEDLHDMLASLGKNPTDEYLDAMMNEAPGPINFTMFLTMFGEKLNGTDPEDVIRNAFACFDEEATGTIQEDYLRELLTTMGDRFTDEEVDELYREAPIDKKGNFNYIEFTRILKHGAKDKDD; translated from the exons ATGTCGAGCAAAAGGGCAAAGACCAAGACCACCAAGAAGCGCCCCCAGCGCGCAACATCCAATGTATTTGCCATGTTTGACCAGTCACAGATTCAGGAGTTTAAAGAGGCCTTCAACATGATTGATCAGAACAGAGATGGTTTCATTGACAAGGAAGATTTACATGATATGCTTGCCTCCCTGG GAAAAAATCCAACGGATGAGTATCTAGATGCCATGATGAATGAGGCGCCAGGGCCCATAAATTTCACCATGTTCCTCACGATGTTTGGTGAGAAGTTAAATGGCACAGATCCAGAAGATGTCATCAGAAATGCTTTTGCTTGCTTTGATGAAGAAGCAACTG GCACCATTCAGGAAGATTACCTGAGAGAGCTACTGACAACAATGGGAGATCGGTTTACAGACGAGGAAGTGGATGAGCTGTACAGAGAAGCACCTATTGACAAAAAGGGAAATTTCAATTACATTGAGTTCACGCGCATCCTTAAACATGGAGCAAAAGACAAAGATGACTGA
- the LOC136315401 gene encoding myosin regulatory light polypeptide 9 isoform X1, with product MDLTTTMSSKRAKTKTTKKRPQRATSNVFAMFDQSQIQEFKEAFNMIDQNRDGFIDKEDLHDMLASLGKNPTDEYLDAMMNEAPGPINFTMFLTMFGEKLNGTDPEDVIRNAFACFDEEATGTIQEDYLRELLTTMGDRFTDEEVDELYREAPIDKKGNFNYIEFTRILKHGAKDKDD from the exons GATCTAACCACCACCATGTCGAGCAAAAGGGCAAAGACCAAGACCACCAAGAAGCGCCCCCAGCGCGCAACATCCAATGTATTTGCCATGTTTGACCAGTCACAGATTCAGGAGTTTAAAGAGGCCTTCAACATGATTGATCAGAACAGAGATGGTTTCATTGACAAGGAAGATTTACATGATATGCTTGCCTCCCTGG GAAAAAATCCAACGGATGAGTATCTAGATGCCATGATGAATGAGGCGCCAGGGCCCATAAATTTCACCATGTTCCTCACGATGTTTGGTGAGAAGTTAAATGGCACAGATCCAGAAGATGTCATCAGAAATGCTTTTGCTTGCTTTGATGAAGAAGCAACTG GCACCATTCAGGAAGATTACCTGAGAGAGCTACTGACAACAATGGGAGATCGGTTTACAGACGAGGAAGTGGATGAGCTGTACAGAGAAGCACCTATTGACAAAAAGGGAAATTTCAATTACATTGAGTTCACGCGCATCCTTAAACATGGAGCAAAAGACAAAGATGACTGA